In a single window of the Flavobacteriales bacterium genome:
- a CDS encoding type IV secretion system DNA-binding domain-containing protein: MDYILQYGTPKLWHLAVLFIGIAVLVHLTKEKRKQDYDDNLGSPFKLLKPWLTGFYMGAGRLSREHSRMHALVIGNTGSGKTVSTLLPSAIKFAKEDCSIIFLDPAQEGHTKSSGIWSQHTNDVLVFNPKDHTMSVGFNPVELANTSTEINMLADMLMASQMRGSKDVFWPSSAARAAAIQIRLLKQLPKQYHNLVNLKILNDEMLASTKVDKLCSLYADDRLFHEYKALIGQDTKVLANILSTIQTALKALSDDELARCTSVNTLDFSVFRKKKTALYIWTDVMSNYHAFIYEMLFTFMFREFMKQLPDRGDLPIHVLADEMGSFTVKGFPEALANLRKYDVSVISCIQNRSQLEERYGHHDAQTIMANCWSKLIFPGMETDLARELEQRIGKWTFEREDGKGRGTREVMTVPELIHLDAEHAMLVAGPHAPMKVRVKPYYKDRKMRAISELPLAPIVGSVPTELQLMDIDELIAKKRNHAKVG, translated from the coding sequence ATGGATTATATACTTCAATACGGAACACCAAAACTCTGGCATCTGGCCGTCCTTTTTATCGGCATAGCTGTTCTGGTGCATCTGACCAAAGAAAAACGCAAGCAGGACTATGACGACAATCTCGGCAGTCCGTTCAAACTCCTCAAACCGTGGCTGACAGGGTTCTATATGGGAGCAGGGAGGTTAAGTCGGGAACACTCGCGTATGCACGCTTTGGTCATCGGCAATACAGGTTCAGGAAAGACCGTTTCAACGCTACTTCCCAGCGCGATAAAATTTGCTAAGGAAGATTGCTCGATTATATTCCTTGACCCAGCACAGGAAGGACATACCAAAAGTTCAGGGATCTGGTCACAGCATACAAATGACGTACTCGTGTTCAATCCGAAAGACCACACCATGTCGGTGGGCTTCAATCCTGTTGAGTTGGCGAATACTTCCACCGAGATAAACATGCTAGCCGACATGCTCATGGCCTCTCAGATGCGTGGCAGTAAGGATGTGTTCTGGCCAAGTTCAGCAGCAAGGGCTGCCGCTATTCAGATACGTTTATTGAAACAACTTCCGAAGCAATATCATAACCTCGTTAATCTCAAGATTCTCAATGATGAGATGCTCGCTTCCACCAAGGTCGATAAACTCTGTTCGCTCTACGCAGACGACCGTTTGTTCCATGAGTACAAAGCGTTAATTGGTCAGGACACGAAAGTGCTTGCCAATATTCTGAGCACAATTCAGACCGCACTTAAAGCCCTTTCCGATGATGAACTTGCCCGATGTACTTCCGTCAATACGTTGGATTTCTCAGTATTCAGAAAGAAGAAAACTGCTCTGTATATCTGGACGGATGTCATGAGTAATTACCATGCATTCATCTATGAGATGCTGTTCACCTTCATGTTCCGAGAATTCATGAAGCAACTTCCCGATAGGGGAGATTTACCTATACATGTACTTGCGGATGAGATGGGTTCGTTTACTGTAAAAGGGTTTCCAGAGGCACTTGCTAACCTCAGAAAATATGATGTGTCAGTTATAAGTTGTATTCAAAACAGGTCTCAATTGGAAGAGCGTTATGGCCACCATGATGCACAGACCATCATGGCCAATTGTTGGAGCAAGCTGATATTCCCAGGAATGGAAACCGATCTGGCCAGAGAACTTGAACAGCGAATCGGCAAATGGACGTTTGAACGTGAAGACGGCAAAGGTCGTGGCACGCGGGAAGTAATGACCGTGCCGGAACTCATCCACCTGGATGCGGAACATGCAATGCTTGTCGCAGGTCCACACGCACCAATGAAGGTCAGAGTAAAACCCTACTACAAAGACCGGAAAATGCGAGCAATAAGTGAATTGCCACTTGCTCCTATTGTAGGAAGCGTTCCGACAGAACTCCAACTGATGGATATTGATGAACTGATAGCCAAGAAACGCAACCATGCCAAGGTCGGATGA